The window ACCGCGCCGTCGAACCGACTCGGTCTCGTTCGGAGAAGCGAGAGAGATGCCGTTTCAGACGGCCGCAGACGACGCCTACTTGTGCTTGTCGAGGAACGTGTCGTAGACGCGTTCCCACTCGTAGTCGTCGTCGAAGTACCGCTCTGCGAGCGGTTCCTCGGGGATCTCGCCGATCCGCTGTTTCTCCTGCTGGTAGGACGGCCGGTCCTCGTCGACGTAGTAGCGGCCGGTGAGGACGGTCCCCTCGTGGAGGACGTTCTCCGTCTCGTGCATCATCTCGGAGGCCTCCGAGCGGTCGGTGTTGTCGAACTCGTAGTCCTCGGAGTCGTTGATGTCGATGTAGGGGACGTACTGCTTTGCGTCCTTGTTCCAGGTCGGACACTGCGTGAGGAAGTCCACGTGGGAGAACCCGTCGTGCTCGATGGCCTCGACGATGATGTCCTTCGCCTGGTTCGGGTTGACGGCGGCCGTCCGAGCGATGTAGGACGCGCCGGCCGTCAGCGACAGCGACAGCGGACGGATCGGGTCCTTCGCCGACCCGTGGGGCTGGGTCTTCGACTTGTGGCCCTTCGGCGACGTCGGCGACGTCTGGCCCTTCGTGAGCCCGAAGATCTCGTTGTTGAACACGATGTAGGTCATATCGTGGTTCTCGCGGGCCGTGTGGGTGAAGTGGTTGCCGCCGATCCCGTAGCCGTCGCCGTCGCCGCCGGCGGCGACGACGGTCAGTCCGGGATTGGCCAGTTTGGCCGCCCGGGCGACCGGCAGCGACCGGCCGTGGATCGTGTGGAAGCCGTAGCTCTCGAAGTAGCTGTTCAACTTGCCCGAGCAACCGATGCCCGTGCAGACGAGCATCTCCTCGGGGGACAGTCCCAGTTCGGCTGCCGCCCCTTTCAGGGCCTTCAGCACCCCGAAGTCGCCACAGCCGGGACACCAAGTCGGCTGGGGTTCGAGGCCGGGCGTGTACTCGTTACGGTCGCGTTCGGCGTTCTCGCCGATTGCACTGAATGCGCTCATTGTTAATCACTCGCTGCGGGGACGAACTTGGTCTCGTGGCCGGGCAGCGACCCGTCCTCGACGATGCTCGTGACGAACCCGTCGACGATCTCGGCGGGCTCGAAGGGGTTGCCGTTGTACTTCAGGAGACTCGAGAGCTTCTCGCCGAAGCGACCGAGTTCCTTCTGCGTCAGGCCGCGGAACTGCGCGGAGGCGTTCATCTCGACGACGAGCACCTCGTCGACGCTCCGGATGAACTCGGTGACCTCCTCGACCGGGTACGGCGCGAGTTCGGAGACGCCGAGCATCTTCACCGAATGGCCGTCGTCGTTCAGTCGGTCGACCGCCTCCTCGGCGGTTCCCTGCTGGGAGCCGAACGTCATGATCCCGTACTCGGCCTCTTCGGGTCCGTAGTGGGTGTTCGTCTCCTCGTCGCCGTCGAGGTCCGCCCGGATGGCCTCCATCTTCTGCATCCGACGGTTGACCTGATTGACGCGGTTGTCGGGGTCCTCGGCGATGTGACCGGCGGGCATGTGCTCGTTGCCAGTCGCGAGGTAGCGGCCGCCTTCCTGTCCGGGGAGCGAGCGCGGACTCACGCCGTCTTCGACGTCGTGCTGGAAGCGGTTGTACTTGCCCGAGGGGTCGTGCGGCGCGTCCGCGAGTTCGGCCTCGGAGATGACCGACCCGAGGTCGGGGTTCGGCTCCTCGTCGAAGACGCTGGCGGGGACGTTCCGCATCTCGCCGCCGTTCTTCTGGTCGTAGAGGACGATCGACGGGATCTGGTACTCGTAGGCGATCTGGAACGCCCGCCGGGTCTGCTTGTAGGCCTCCTCGGCGCCCGAGGGCGCGAAGACGACCCGATGGGAGTCGCCCTGCGACGTGTAGAGGACGTGTTCGAGGTCGGCCTGTTCGGGCTTCGTCGGCATCCCAGTCGAGGGACCGGCGCGCATCGCCTCGACGAGGACGACCGGCGTCTCGGTCATCTCCGCGAGGCCGAGCGGCTCCGACATCAGCGCGAAGCCGCCGCCGGATGAACCGGACATCGCCTTGACGCCGGCGTGGGAGGCCCCGACCGCGAGCGCCGCGGCCGCGATCTCGTCTTCGACCTGCTCGGAGATCCCGCCGACCTCCGGGAGGTTCTGCGACATGATCGTGAAGACCTCGGTCCACGGCGTCATCGGATAGCCGGCGATGAAGCGACAGCCCTCGTCGAGCGCGCCGTACGCGATGGCGTCGGACCCCGAGATGAGCACCTGTTCCTCCTCGTGCTCGCCCTCCGGTACCGACACGTCCGGTGCGTCGGCGTCGAACTCCTCGAGGACGGTCTCGTAGGCGTCATCGAACACCGACATATTCGGCTCGAACACCTTCTCCGGCATCGAGTCCTCCATCAGGCTCTTGATGACGTCGGGTTCGATCCCGGCGATGGCGCAGGTGACGGCGACGCCCGCGGTGTTCCGCATCACTTCGCGGCCGTGCTCGCGAGCCATCGTTCGGAGGTCGATGTCGTAGACGTGCCAGCCGTTCTCCTCGACCCGCTCGTCGAAGTTCGGGATGTCGTCGGTGTCGAGCAGCCCCGAGTCGTAGACGATGACGCCGCCCTCGTCCAGTTCGTCGAGGTTCTCCGACAGCGGTTTCACCTCCTCGTTGCCGTAGTAGGCGTTCTCCTGCGGATTACGGGCGAAAGAGTCGCCCAGTGCGAGGAGGAAGTTGTACCCGTCGCCGCGCGATTTCACGGGCTCCGACGAGACCCGGACCTCCGTGTAGGTGTGGCCGCCGCGGATGCGCGACGGGTAGTGACGATGCGTGAATACGTGTAGGCCCGCTCGCATCAGGGCCTTTGCGAAGTTCTGGCTGGTCGAGGCGATCCCGTCTCCGGAACCACCCGCGATTCGCCAGATGAGTTCGTCGTCAGTCATATCTGAGCTCACGGCCCGGGTGGGCCACTACCGAAAACTTTCGGAAGGAGTCGATTAAAGCCTTTGCTATAAGTTACCAAGGAAAGATGATGATGTTCCTAATATGTGTCCACAACACACGATATATTGAAGAATAGTACGTGTTCGTCCACTGTATTCACGTAGATTTTAACGGGTTCGAATCACAGCGCGAAACCTTGCGCAGAACGACACAACCGAAACGGCGGCGGCTCTGGTTCTTTCGGCCGTTTCTGAGATATTCGGCTATCGATCCGATATGCTCGCAAAGAAACCTGTTTCCCACGTCGGAGAGTACGCCGACGGCCGCCGATGGTGGCGGCTACTCGTTGTCCGGGCTCGACGGGTGGTAGTCGGTGTCGTACTCGCCGGGGTCGTCGTCGAGGCGGTCGGGGTTGATCCGGCCGCCGAGGAGCATGAAGTCGAGGATCGTGAGGTTCAACATCGCCTCGACGACCGGCACCGCACGCGGCGGCAGCACGGGGTCGTGCCGCCCGACGACCTGGATCTCCTTCTCCTCGCCGGTCTCCCAGTCGACGGTCTTCTGCTTCTTCGGGATCGACGTCGGCGCGTGCCAGGTGACCTCGCCGTAGATCGGCTGTCCGGTCGTGATGCCGCCCTGGAGCCCGCCGTGTTTGTTGCCCTCGGGGACCGGGTCGCCGTCGGAGTCGAATTCCCAGTCCTCGTTTCGGTCCTTTCCGGTCCACTCGCGGGCCTCCGTCCCGAGACCGAACTCGAAGGCCGTCGTCGCCGGAATCGACATCATCGCCTGGCCGAGTCGCGAGGGGAACGAGTCGAACCGCGGCGCGCCGAGTCCGCGGGGGACGCCCTGGGCCTCGAAGTAGATCGACCCCCCGATGGAGTCGCCGGCCTCCTGGTAGTCGTCGATCAGCTCGCGCATCTCCTCCGCCGTGTCGGGATCGGCGCACCGAACCGGATTCTCCTCCGCGTGTTCGAGCATCTGCTCGAAGCTCACGTCGGGTGCCTCGATGTCCCCGATCTGGTTCACGTGCGCCTTCACCCGAACGTCCTCGGTCTCCAGTATCTTCTTCGCGACGGCGCCCGCGGCGACCCAGTTCACCGTCTCGCGCGCCGAGGAGCGGCCGCCGCCGCCCCAGTTGCGCGTCCCGAACTTCGCCGAGTAGGTGAAGTCGCCGTGGCTCGGACGCGGGGCCGTCACGTACGGCTCGTACTTGCCCGAGCGGGCGTCCTTGTTCTCGATGACCATCCCGATCGGCGTCCCCGTCGTGTACCCGTCCTGGACTCCCGAGTTGATCGAGACCGCGTCGGGCTCGCCCCGGGAGGTCGTGATCATCGACTGACCCGGCTTTCGTCTGTCCAGTTCCGCCTGGACGTCGTCCTCGTCGAGTTCGAGCCCGGCCGGACAGCCCGACACCGTCACGCCCATCGCGTCGCCGTGGCTCTCGCCGTAGGTGGTGACCTGGAAGAGCCGGCCGAATCGGTTCCCGTTCATTACCTCGCCGTCGTGCTTCCGGGCATATATACGTTGCAGAAAGCCGCAATCGGCGGGGAGGGAGTCCCGCTCGCGACCGCCGGGGGAACTATGCTGCGCGCCCGCGAAAGAGAGGTACGGGAGCTCCCGGAACTTCGTATGGACAACATCGAATACGCGTACACCCACGGAATGGACGACGCGGCGGTCGAAGAGCGACTGGAGACGACCGGGACCGGCGTGCTCGCGCTCTCGGAGGGCGACGACAGTTATGCCATTCCGCTGGCACACTACTACGACGGCGAGCGGCTCTACTTCCGCCTCGGCGTCACCGACGGGAGTCGAAAAGGGCGGTTCCTAGAGACGACGGACACCGCGTCTTACGTCCTCTACGGAACGGCGGACACCGACGACCCGCGGGGGATCGACTCTTGGAGCGTCCTCGTCACCGGAACGCTCACCGAACTTCCGGAGTCCGAACACGAGCGGTTCGACACCGCCGAAATAAACCGCGCGTTCTCGCCGATCCGCGTCTTCGACGAGGACGTCGAGGAGATGGAGATCCGCATCGTCGAACTCGAGATCGAGTCGATCACCGGACGGCAGACCGCCGAGGCGTAGCCGGCGGAGCCGCCGACTGGACTTCTCTGTGGGCTCGCCGGCCCGACTACTCGGCCCGCTCGACGTCGACGCCGAGCGACTCCAGCGCGTCGAAGAAGTCCGGGAACGACACGTCGACGTGTTCGCCGCCCTCGATGACGGTGTCGCCGTCGGCGACGAGGCCGGCGACCGAAAGCGACATCACGATCCGGTGGTCGGCGCGGCCGTCGACCCGCGCCCCGACGAGGTCGCTCTCTCCCCCGTGGACCGTCAGCCGGTCCCGTTCTTCAGTCACGGACGCGCCGAGCTTCTCCAGCTCCTCGGCCATCGCGCTCACGCGGTCGGTCTCCTTGTAGCGGACGTGCTCGCAGTTCTCGATGACGGTGTCGCCGTCGGCGACGGCGCCGAGCGCGGCGATCGTCGGGAGGAGATCGGGGGTGTCGCCGACGTCGACGGTCGTCCCCGACAGCGACGCCCGCGGGACGGTGATCTCGCCGGCCTCGCGGTCCCACTCGACGGCCGCGCCCATCGACTCCAGAATCCCCACGATGGCGCTGTCGCCCTGCGCGCTCGGGCGTGCGCCCTCGACGACTACCGCCTCGCCGTCCGCGGCGGCGACCGCGCCCGCGGCGAGCAGGTACGACATCGACGAGAAGTCCCCGGGGACGGCGTACTCGCCGCCGGTGGGGTCGTAGGACTGACCACCGGGAACGGTAAAGCCCTCGGCCGTCCGCTCGGCCTCGACGCCGAAGTCGCGGAGGACCTCCAGCGTGATGTCGACGTACGGCGCGGACTTCAGTTCGGTTTCCAGGTCGATCTCGATGCCCTCCTCGGTCACCGCGCCGGCCATCAAGAGCGCGGTGATGTACTGCGAGGAGACGTCGCCCGGGATCGACACCCTTCCGCCGCCGGTGTCGCCGCCGACGACGAGCGGCGCCTGCCCGTTGCCGCGCGTCGACTCCGCGCGGCCGCCGAGTTGGTCGATCGCGTCGAGGAGGGGTCCCTGCGGTCGCGAGCGCAGGGAGTCGTCGCCGGTGAAGACGCAGAGACCGTCGGCGAGCGCGCCGCAGGCGGTGACGAGCCGCGTGGTCGTCCCCGAGTTCGCGCAGTCGACGACGTCGTCCGGAACCTCCGGCCGGCCGTCGAAGCCCTCGATTTCGAGTCGCGCGTCGTCGCCGGAGCGGTCCACCGACCCGCCGAACGCCTCGACCGCCCGCATCGTCGCGCGGGTGTCGGCGCTCACGAGCGGATCGGAGACGACGGCCTCGTCGCCGTAGCCCGCCGCCAGGATGGCTCGGTGCGTGTAGCTCTTCGAGGGCGGCGCGCGGACTCGCCCCTCGACGCGCGACTGCGAGATAGTGACGTCCATACGGGTCGTTCTCGGTGGCGGGGGTATGATACTTACTGTCGACGGTCCCGGCGTTCCACGTGGCCGCGCGGGAACCGCCCGCCGCGTCAGCGACGCATCGCCAGCAGCGCGGCGGCAGCGAGGGCCGCGAGCGTCACCGCCGGACCGAATCCCGGCGTGTCGGTTGACGTCGTCGGCGACGCGTCGGGAGTCACCGTCACGGGCGGCGTGCCGTCGTCATCGGTCGTGGCGTCGGTACCGGGCGTCGCCGTCGACGCACCGGACTGGAGCGCCCGGTACTCCTCGTAGGCCTCGGGGTGGACGCGCCGCATAATCACCTCGGCGGCCTGGACCGACCGCGGGGCGGGCTGCTGGAGGTAGTTCGTGTCGACGCGAATCACGTTCCTCTCCTGTACGGCCGTCGTGCTGTTGTAGGCGGCGTTCTCGGGGATCGGGCTCCCTTCGGGCGCGACGATCCACTCGGGGTTCATCTCGACGACCGTCTCGTCGTTGATCGGTTGGAACCCAGAGATACCGGCCTCCGCAGCGCCGTTCTGCAGCCCGGCGGTCGTCATCAGGTCGCCGATGAACGTGTTCGCGCCCGAGGTGTAGCCGTAGAAGACGTTGAGCCCGACCGGTCGCTCGGTGCCTTCGAGCGCCCGCTCCATGTCGTCGACCGACTGGCGGATCTCCGCGGCGCGCGCAGCGCCAGCCTCGCAGTTGCCGGTGAGCCGACCGATCCGCTCGGTCTTGTCCGCGACGAATTCGAGCGACTCCGGCTGGCCGAACACGTAGACGGGAACGCCCTGCGCGCGGATCTGTTCGACGCGCTCGGCGGCCGCCCCGTAGGAACTGTTCGGGACGAGAACGAGGTCGGGTTCGGCGTCGATGACGGTCTCGACGCTCGGGCCGCCCGCGCCGGAGACGTTCGCCTTCTCGTCGGCTCCTTCGAGGTAGGAAGCGTACTGGGAGACGCCGACGACTTCGTCGCGCGCGCCGATCTCCCACATCGTCTGGGCGGCGCTCGGGTTCAGGGTCACGATCCGGTCGGGGTCGGACTCGATCGTCACGTTGGCCCCCGTCGCGTCGGTCGTCTCGTAGGGGAACGTACAGGTCTCGGCGTCGGCATCGGATCCGGAGTCGGCGTCGGCATCGGATCCGGAGTCCGACTGGTGGTCGTGGGGCGGTGCGTCGTCGAGGGCGTCGACGCCGCTCTCCGGCGTCACCGCGTCGCCGGCCGCGTATCCCGCGGAATCAGCGGACGGAGCGGACGGAGCGGCCGCCGCGCCCGCTGCGGGCACGACTGCTACGCCGACTGCGGCGACGACGAGGAGCATCGAGAGAGCGACTGCGCTGCGTTGCATACTCGGGACTGAACGCTATCGCAACAAGTATTTGCCTAATCCAACTGAAGTTGAGATACTCGTGAGTATCCGAACGCGGACCGTCGCGTGGTCTGTCGCGCTCTCGGGCGCGCTCGCCGCCGTCGTCGTCGCCAGCGCCGGCATCGGCCCGGTGTCGATCCCGCCGGCGACGGTCGCGAAGGTGCTTTTGTCTTCGGACCCGCTCCCCTTCGCCTTCGACGTCGGCCGGACGAACCGGATCATCGTCCGCGACGTCCGCCTCCCGCGGAT is drawn from Halobellus limi and contains these coding sequences:
- a CDS encoding PGF-CTERM-anchored ABC transporter substrate-binding protein, which encodes MQRSAVALSMLLVVAAVGVAVVPAAGAAAAPSAPSADSAGYAAGDAVTPESGVDALDDAPPHDHQSDSGSDADADSGSDADAETCTFPYETTDATGANVTIESDPDRIVTLNPSAAQTMWEIGARDEVVGVSQYASYLEGADEKANVSGAGGPSVETVIDAEPDLVLVPNSSYGAAAERVEQIRAQGVPVYVFGQPESLEFVADKTERIGRLTGNCEAGAARAAEIRQSVDDMERALEGTERPVGLNVFYGYTSGANTFIGDLMTTAGLQNGAAEAGISGFQPINDETVVEMNPEWIVAPEGSPIPENAAYNSTTAVQERNVIRVDTNYLQQPAPRSVQAAEVIMRRVHPEAYEEYRALQSGASTATPGTDATTDDDGTPPVTVTPDASPTTSTDTPGFGPAVTLAALAAAALLAMRR
- the aroA gene encoding 3-phosphoshikimate 1-carboxyvinyltransferase: MDVTISQSRVEGRVRAPPSKSYTHRAILAAGYGDEAVVSDPLVSADTRATMRAVEAFGGSVDRSGDDARLEIEGFDGRPEVPDDVVDCANSGTTTRLVTACGALADGLCVFTGDDSLRSRPQGPLLDAIDQLGGRAESTRGNGQAPLVVGGDTGGGRVSIPGDVSSQYITALLMAGAVTEEGIEIDLETELKSAPYVDITLEVLRDFGVEAERTAEGFTVPGGQSYDPTGGEYAVPGDFSSMSYLLAAGAVAAADGEAVVVEGARPSAQGDSAIVGILESMGAAVEWDREAGEITVPRASLSGTTVDVGDTPDLLPTIAALGAVADGDTVIENCEHVRYKETDRVSAMAEELEKLGASVTEERDRLTVHGGESDLVGARVDGRADHRIVMSLSVAGLVADGDTVIEGGEHVDVSFPDFFDALESLGVDVERAE
- a CDS encoding pyridoxamine 5'-phosphate oxidase family protein, with amino-acid sequence MDNIEYAYTHGMDDAAVEERLETTGTGVLALSEGDDSYAIPLAHYYDGERLYFRLGVTDGSRKGRFLETTDTASYVLYGTADTDDPRGIDSWSVLVTGTLTELPESEHERFDTAEINRAFSPIRVFDEDVEEMEIRIVELEIESITGRQTAEA
- the aroC gene encoding chorismate synthase, whose amino-acid sequence is MNGNRFGRLFQVTTYGESHGDAMGVTVSGCPAGLELDEDDVQAELDRRKPGQSMITTSRGEPDAVSINSGVQDGYTTGTPIGMVIENKDARSGKYEPYVTAPRPSHGDFTYSAKFGTRNWGGGGRSSARETVNWVAAGAVAKKILETEDVRVKAHVNQIGDIEAPDVSFEQMLEHAEENPVRCADPDTAEEMRELIDDYQEAGDSIGGSIYFEAQGVPRGLGAPRFDSFPSRLGQAMMSIPATTAFEFGLGTEAREWTGKDRNEDWEFDSDGDPVPEGNKHGGLQGGITTGQPIYGEVTWHAPTSIPKKQKTVDWETGEEKEIQVVGRHDPVLPPRAVPVVEAMLNLTILDFMLLGGRINPDRLDDDPGEYDTDYHPSSPDNE
- a CDS encoding 2-oxoacid:acceptor oxidoreductase subunit alpha — its product is MTDDELIWRIAGGSGDGIASTSQNFAKALMRAGLHVFTHRHYPSRIRGGHTYTEVRVSSEPVKSRGDGYNFLLALGDSFARNPQENAYYGNEEVKPLSENLDELDEGGVIVYDSGLLDTDDIPNFDERVEENGWHVYDIDLRTMAREHGREVMRNTAGVAVTCAIAGIEPDVIKSLMEDSMPEKVFEPNMSVFDDAYETVLEEFDADAPDVSVPEGEHEEEQVLISGSDAIAYGALDEGCRFIAGYPMTPWTEVFTIMSQNLPEVGGISEQVEDEIAAAALAVGASHAGVKAMSGSSGGGFALMSEPLGLAEMTETPVVLVEAMRAGPSTGMPTKPEQADLEHVLYTSQGDSHRVVFAPSGAEEAYKQTRRAFQIAYEYQIPSIVLYDQKNGGEMRNVPASVFDEEPNPDLGSVISEAELADAPHDPSGKYNRFQHDVEDGVSPRSLPGQEGGRYLATGNEHMPAGHIAEDPDNRVNQVNRRMQKMEAIRADLDGDEETNTHYGPEEAEYGIMTFGSQQGTAEEAVDRLNDDGHSVKMLGVSELAPYPVEEVTEFIRSVDEVLVVEMNASAQFRGLTQKELGRFGEKLSSLLKYNGNPFEPAEIVDGFVTSIVEDGSLPGHETKFVPAASD
- a CDS encoding thiamine pyrophosphate-dependent enzyme, which produces MSAFSAIGENAERDRNEYTPGLEPQPTWCPGCGDFGVLKALKGAAAELGLSPEEMLVCTGIGCSGKLNSYFESYGFHTIHGRSLPVARAAKLANPGLTVVAAGGDGDGYGIGGNHFTHTARENHDMTYIVFNNEIFGLTKGQTSPTSPKGHKSKTQPHGSAKDPIRPLSLSLTAGASYIARTAAVNPNQAKDIIVEAIEHDGFSHVDFLTQCPTWNKDAKQYVPYIDINDSEDYEFDNTDRSEASEMMHETENVLHEGTVLTGRYYVDEDRPSYQQEKQRIGEIPEEPLAERYFDDDYEWERVYDTFLDKHK